A single window of Archangium gephyra DNA harbors:
- a CDS encoding Wall-associated protein precursor, whose protein sequence is MRINGKALLLWMSVVLASLNPAAASEPVQLAQVTCWDTMSCCIVRAPQTAAMRCGASASEIAEALKGAKVLHDALPTEGVTLKEESSAQDEARTDAASDASDEPPNCKGQNHHIISRRIAQELQEHDTLRGLYEPRDERFKTRAKDKESHCGYQQWHRDVDKEVVEWLQRERKATPQEFEQKLREIYNRPEMRARFPDGY, encoded by the coding sequence GTGCGAATCAACGGCAAGGCCCTGTTGCTCTGGATGTCCGTCGTGCTCGCGAGCCTCAATCCGGCCGCCGCGAGCGAGCCTGTCCAGCTGGCGCAAGTCACCTGCTGGGACACGATGAGCTGCTGCATCGTGAGAGCGCCTCAGACCGCGGCGATGCGCTGCGGGGCCAGTGCGTCGGAGATCGCCGAGGCGCTCAAGGGCGCGAAGGTGCTCCACGACGCCCTGCCAACCGAGGGAGTGACGCTCAAGGAGGAATCCTCCGCGCAGGACGAAGCCCGGACTGACGCGGCGTCAGACGCCTCGGACGAGCCCCCCAACTGCAAGGGCCAGAACCACCACATCATCTCCCGGCGCATCGCCCAGGAACTACAAGAGCACGATACCCTTCGCGGCCTATACGAACCGCGGGATGAACGCTTCAAGACCAGGGCCAAGGACAAGGAGTCGCACTGCGGCTATCAGCAGTGGCACCGTGATGTGGACAAAGAGGTCGTCGAGTGGCTCCAGCGAGAGAGAAAGGCGACGCCGCAGGAGTTCGAGCAGAAGCTGCGGGAAATCTACAACCGGCCGGAGATGCGCGCGAGGTTCCCCGATGGCTACTGA